The Pimelobacter simplex genomic sequence CAGGGCTACGCGGATCTCATCGACGGCAAGAACATGCGAGGGATCATCGCGTTCGATCGATGAGCAAAATGACTCGGGCGAGTGGTCCCGGCGGACTATCCGCCACTGACACACGATGCGATGGACGCAGGTCATTGTTTCTGCGCTGAGGGCGGCGATCTGAGTCCGAACGTTTCGGGGCAAGTGCTGGGGCCAGAATCAGTCCGGACTAACAGCAATGTGGACAAGAGGCGGCTCGGACCTTTCGCAGTACCGCATCGAGGAACTCAAAGACCGAGCACGTCATGAGCAGTGCCCTATGACGGAGCTCCTTCTCGACGCCCAGGTCCCCGGGCCCAGACTGTACGGGATTCTTGGGTCCCGAAGCTGACTGAAGTTCCTAGCAGGAGGAGGTTGGCCTTGGCGAAAGTCGGTCTGACGCATATTGATGCAATGGGCGCTGCTCGAATGGTCGACGTGTCCAGTAAAGGTGTCGGCGCCCGCGTGGCTGCGGCTAGTGGCCGCGTTCGGGTGTCGCCTGCGGTAGTGGCGCTGCTCCGTGGCGGCGGTGGTCCCAAAGGGGACGCTCTTGCTGTCGCCAGGATCGCCGGGATCGTTGCTGCCAAGAGGACCTCTGACCTCATACCCTTGTGTCATCCACTTGCTGTTTCGGGTGTGGAGGTCAAACTCCTCGTCGAAGACGACGGCGTGGTTATCCAGGCGACTGTTCGTACCGTCGACCGCACTGGCGTCGAGATGG encodes the following:
- the moaC gene encoding cyclic pyranopterin monophosphate synthase MoaC encodes the protein MALAKVGLTHIDAMGAARMVDVSSKGVGARVAAASGRVRVSPAVVALLRGGGGPKGDALAVARIAGIVAAKRTSDLIPLCHPLAVSGVEVKLLVEDDGVVIQATVRTVDRTGVEMEALTAVSVAALALVDMIKAVDRCSMITDVHVDSKSGGTSGDWSR